One stretch of Sphingomonas sp. HF-S4 DNA includes these proteins:
- a CDS encoding ATP12 family chaperone protein, with translation MRRFWKDVTVEPGNGIALDGKPVRTPGRAPLDVPTRALAEAIAEEWRAAGDTIDPRAMPLTGLANAAIDRVAPDPARFAAGLAAYGESDLLYYRAAEPAALVDRQAAIWDPLLDWARGRYDVHFELATGVMHVPQPEATIARLRDAVTALDPFRLAALSPIVTIGGSLVAALALAEDAATPEAIWQAAHVDEDWQAEQWGEDVLATQAREARRGDFDAGVRFLRLV, from the coding sequence GTGAGACGATTCTGGAAGGACGTGACCGTCGAGCCGGGCAACGGCATCGCCCTCGACGGCAAGCCCGTGCGCACCCCCGGCCGCGCCCCGCTCGACGTGCCGACGCGCGCGCTGGCCGAAGCGATCGCCGAGGAATGGCGCGCCGCCGGCGACACGATCGACCCGCGCGCGATGCCGCTCACCGGCCTCGCCAACGCCGCGATCGACCGCGTCGCCCCCGATCCCGCGCGCTTCGCCGCCGGGCTCGCCGCCTATGGCGAGAGCGACCTGCTCTATTACCGCGCCGCCGAGCCCGCCGCTTTGGTCGATCGCCAGGCCGCGATCTGGGATCCGCTGCTCGATTGGGCGCGCGGGCGCTACGACGTGCATTTCGAATTGGCGACCGGCGTGATGCACGTCCCCCAGCCCGAAGCGACGATCGCCCGGCTGCGCGACGCCGTGACCGCGCTCGACCCATTCCGCCTCGCCGCGCTCTCGCCCATCGTCACGATCGGCGGCTCGCTGGTCGCCGCCCTCGCGCTGGCCGAGGACGCCGCCACCCCCGAAGCCATCTGGCAGGCCGCCCATGTCGACGAGGACTGGCAGGCCGAGCAATGGGGCGAGGACGTGCTCGCGACGCAAGCGCGCGAGGCGCGGCGGGGGGATTTCGATGCGGGGGTGAGATTTCTGCGGCTGGTTTAA